In the Mytilus trossulus isolate FHL-02 chromosome 1, PNRI_Mtr1.1.1.hap1, whole genome shotgun sequence genome, one interval contains:
- the LOC134688099 gene encoding uncharacterized protein LOC134688099 isoform X1, with protein sequence MISTIVAVSTLLIQGIVPLHADTIVNLSATSNDNRCGETIDISPGNGSSVFAAGKVPNGHCTLYFRATENKDYVCKKFCVTFRKKSFNVCDVKVKIAAVDFDNTGDLTKTYDCWHWNAFDNAWCPVANKLQMDVLESDPFHSDIKLNNSYEFSVDITPVCAKVKHLAKKTVTNFNSKRDERMKQIKIEGIIVGVCLACIFLVLLVVMYMYYKSKPTNNTPEETEGKQRQGHILSNIRHKLMNRRKSNVVCIENETFDKYVEVKQTDDDDDDEIDGDSQSTLQLKNVPGPSDKDSSV encoded by the exons ATGATATCGACAATTGTTGCAGTCTCTACGTTGCTCATACAAGGCATTGTGCCTTTGCATGCAGATACTATTG taaACCTTAGTGCTACATCTAATGACAATAGATGTGGAGAAACAATTGATATTAGCCCTGGAAATGGGTCATCTGTATTTGCTGCCGGAAAAGTCCCCAATGGTCACTGTACCCTATATTTTAGGGCTACAGAAAATAAGGATTATGTGTGTAAAAAATTCTGTGTAACATTTAGGAAAAAATCATTCAATGTTTGCgatgtaaaagtaaaaatagcAGCTGTTGATTTTGACAACACTGGAGACTTGACCAAG ACCTATGATTGTTGGCATTGGAACGCTTTCGACAATGCCTGGTGTCCAGTCGCGAATAAGTTACAGATGGACGTACTTGAAAGTGATCCGTTTCATTCCGACATCAAGTTGAATAACTCCTACGAGTTTTCTGTAGATATCACGCCAGTTTGTGCAAAAGTCAAACATCTAGCTAAAAAAACGG TTAcaaatttcaattcaaaaagAGATGAGAGAATgaaacagattaaaattgaaGGGATTATTGTTGGTGTTTGTCTGGCCTGTATCTTCTTGGTTTTGTTAGTagtaatgtacatgtattacaaatcTAAACCTACAAACAATACACCAGAAGAAACCGAAGGAAAGCAAAGGCAGG GTCACATATTATCCAATATAAGACACAAACTCATGAATAGACGAAAATCTAACGTTGTCTGCATCGAAAACGAAACGTTCGATAAGTACGTAGAGGTCAAACAGactgatgatgatgatgatgatgaaatAGACGGAGACAGCCAATCAACACTACAACTAAAAAACGTACCAGGACCAAGTGACAAAGACAGCTCtgtttag
- the LOC134688099 gene encoding uncharacterized protein LOC134688099 isoform X2 — MILIIICSVNLSATSNDNRCGETIDISPGNGSSVFAAGKVPNGHCTLYFRATENKDYVCKKFCVTFRKKSFNVCDVKVKIAAVDFDNTGDLTKTYDCWHWNAFDNAWCPVANKLQMDVLESDPFHSDIKLNNSYEFSVDITPVCAKVKHLAKKTVTNFNSKRDERMKQIKIEGIIVGVCLACIFLVLLVVMYMYYKSKPTNNTPEETEGKQRQGHILSNIRHKLMNRRKSNVVCIENETFDKYVEVKQTDDDDDDEIDGDSQSTLQLKNVPGPSDKDSSV; from the exons ATGATATTGATTATAATTTGTTCAG taaACCTTAGTGCTACATCTAATGACAATAGATGTGGAGAAACAATTGATATTAGCCCTGGAAATGGGTCATCTGTATTTGCTGCCGGAAAAGTCCCCAATGGTCACTGTACCCTATATTTTAGGGCTACAGAAAATAAGGATTATGTGTGTAAAAAATTCTGTGTAACATTTAGGAAAAAATCATTCAATGTTTGCgatgtaaaagtaaaaatagcAGCTGTTGATTTTGACAACACTGGAGACTTGACCAAG ACCTATGATTGTTGGCATTGGAACGCTTTCGACAATGCCTGGTGTCCAGTCGCGAATAAGTTACAGATGGACGTACTTGAAAGTGATCCGTTTCATTCCGACATCAAGTTGAATAACTCCTACGAGTTTTCTGTAGATATCACGCCAGTTTGTGCAAAAGTCAAACATCTAGCTAAAAAAACGG TTAcaaatttcaattcaaaaagAGATGAGAGAATgaaacagattaaaattgaaGGGATTATTGTTGGTGTTTGTCTGGCCTGTATCTTCTTGGTTTTGTTAGTagtaatgtacatgtattacaaatcTAAACCTACAAACAATACACCAGAAGAAACCGAAGGAAAGCAAAGGCAGG GTCACATATTATCCAATATAAGACACAAACTCATGAATAGACGAAAATCTAACGTTGTCTGCATCGAAAACGAAACGTTCGATAAGTACGTAGAGGTCAAACAGactgatgatgatgatgatgatgaaatAGACGGAGACAGCCAATCAACACTACAACTAAAAAACGTACCAGGACCAAGTGACAAAGACAGCTCtgtttag